In a single window of the Thunnus maccoyii chromosome 7, fThuMac1.1, whole genome shotgun sequence genome:
- the rfxank gene encoding DNA-binding protein RFXANK, producing MEARGDEVADGQHILSSNAGFSESRDERSNENMDVDEDGLFNHSTTLTNKQRGNEVTVRPATLDSLSIHQLAAQGEVSQVAAHLTKDSSLLSKQDERGFTPLMWAAAFGEKAVVDFLLEKGADPKTIARERESALTLASSGGYVDIVESLLKHGVDINTYDWNGGTPLLYAVRGNHIKCVEALLAKGADMTIESDSGYSPMALAVALGHKKIQKVLEDHILKLYKPTT from the exons ATGGAGGCCAGAGGTGATGAGGTTGCAGATGGCCAACATATTTTGTCATCTAACGCTGGTTTCTCCGAGTCCAGAGATGAGAGGTCCAATG AGAACATGGATGTGGATGAAGATGGTTTATTCAATCACTCCACCACTCTGACCAACAAGCAGCGTGGGAATGAGGTTACAGTACGCCCAGCAACGTTAGACT CTCTGTCCATACATCAGCTTGCAGCTCAGGGCGAGGTCTCACAAGTGGCTGCACACCTGACTAAAG ACAGTTCACTGCTCAGCAAACAGGATGAACGGGGCTTCACGCCTCTCATGTGGGCAGCAGCGTTTGGAGAGAAAGCAGTGGTGGATTTTCTCTTGGAAAAG GGCGCAGATCCCAAAACTATTGCAAGGGAGCGAGAAAGTGCCCTGACACTGGCCAGCTCTGGAGGTTATGTGGATATTGTTGAGTCTCTTCTCAAACACGGAGTAGATATTAACACCTATGACTGG AATGGGGGAACTCCTCTTCTATACGCTGTACGAGGAAACCATATCAAATGTGTAGAGGCACTCTTAG CCAAAGGGGCAGACATGACCATTGAGTCCGACTCTGGGTACAGTCCAATGGCCTTAGCTGTTGCCCTTGGACACAAAAAGA TTCAGAAAGTGCTGGAGGACCATATTCTCAAACTCTACAAACCAACAACATGA